The following are encoded in a window of Solidesulfovibrio magneticus RS-1 genomic DNA:
- a CDS encoding putative bifunctional diguanylate cyclase/phosphodiesterase → MLPDIQNLLESLPSHAALLDGDGRIRFANASCLELLRDLDPSAAVGSPFADSCVKLLPETVSAAVREGLAAVLDGRLPRYEMDLPCGPSGSQIWRALCFTPLRGPTSGAVATLTDISRQKQLEEHILHDAFHDTLTGLFNRALFINRLDQAIKRLRRNPDALYAVLYLDMDRFKLVNKTFGHVTGDRLLMVIANRLQKQLRELDTLARFGGDEFAILIEDISGLDEASTMAENVLRQLAQPFRLKKQEIFVTCSLGVVVGSAAYEHPDQVLRDADNAMYSSKEHGGDHYTVFDAGMRVLTQRRMEMELALRQAMESGEITVHYQPIVSLATGDVTGLEALARWQHPRQGFIPPSEFIPIAEESGLINELGALILRQSCRRLVELGRENPEGEKLSVSVNISGRQFKRPDFVQEVAGILAETGIDASRVKLELTESVLMDDADEAVRAIKNLKALGVKVVIDDFGTGYSSLSYIQRFPFDSLKVDRSFVGNMNEAEQNMEIVRAIIAMAHKLGLEVVAEGVELAEHKAALSELRCESAQGFFFSRAVPGEELGELMRRNWKPDPGPTVS, encoded by the coding sequence ATGTTGCCAGACATCCAGAACCTGCTCGAATCCTTGCCCTCTCATGCCGCCCTGCTCGACGGGGACGGTCGTATCCGCTTCGCCAACGCCTCCTGTCTGGAACTCTTGCGCGACCTCGACCCTTCCGCCGCCGTGGGCAGTCCCTTTGCCGATTCCTGCGTCAAGCTTTTGCCGGAAACGGTTTCCGCCGCCGTGCGCGAGGGCCTGGCTGCCGTGCTGGACGGCCGGTTGCCCCGCTACGAGATGGACCTGCCCTGCGGACCATCGGGCAGCCAGATCTGGCGCGCCTTGTGCTTCACTCCCCTTCGCGGCCCCACGTCCGGGGCCGTGGCCACGTTGACCGACATTTCCCGGCAAAAGCAGCTCGAAGAGCACATTCTCCACGACGCCTTCCATGATACCCTCACCGGGCTTTTCAACCGGGCCCTTTTCATCAACCGTCTGGATCAGGCCATCAAACGCTTGCGGCGAAATCCCGACGCCCTCTACGCGGTCCTCTACCTCGACATGGACCGTTTCAAGCTCGTCAACAAGACCTTCGGCCACGTCACCGGCGACCGGCTGCTCATGGTCATCGCCAACCGGCTGCAAAAGCAGCTGCGCGAACTGGATACCCTGGCCCGCTTCGGCGGCGACGAGTTCGCCATCCTCATCGAGGACATCTCCGGCCTGGACGAGGCCAGCACCATGGCCGAAAATGTGCTGCGTCAGCTGGCCCAGCCGTTTCGCCTCAAAAAACAGGAAATTTTCGTCACCTGCAGCCTCGGCGTGGTGGTGGGGTCGGCCGCCTACGAGCACCCCGACCAAGTGCTGCGCGACGCCGACAACGCCATGTACAGCTCCAAGGAGCACGGCGGCGACCACTACACCGTGTTCGACGCCGGCATGCGCGTGCTGACCCAGCGCCGCATGGAAATGGAGCTGGCCTTGCGCCAGGCCATGGAATCCGGCGAGATCACCGTGCATTATCAGCCCATCGTGTCCCTGGCCACGGGCGATGTCACGGGGCTTGAGGCCCTGGCCCGCTGGCAGCATCCGCGCCAGGGATTCATTCCGCCTTCGGAATTCATCCCCATCGCCGAGGAGTCGGGCCTTATAAACGAGCTTGGGGCGCTGATTCTGCGCCAATCCTGCCGCCGGCTGGTGGAGCTTGGCCGGGAGAACCCCGAGGGCGAAAAACTTTCCGTGTCGGTCAACATTTCCGGCCGCCAGTTCAAACGGCCCGACTTCGTCCAGGAAGTGGCCGGCATCCTGGCCGAAACCGGCATCGACGCCTCCCGGGTCAAACTCGAACTGACCGAATCCGTGCTCATGGACGACGCCGACGAAGCCGTGCGGGCGATAAAAAATCTCAAGGCCCTGGGCGTCAAGGTCGTCATCGACGACTTCGGCACCGGCTATTCGTCCCTATCCTACATCCAGCGCTTCCCTTTCGACAGCCTCAAGGTCGACCGCTCGTTCGTCGGCAATATGAACGAGGCCGAGCAGAACATGGAGATCGTGCGGGCGATCATCGCCATGGCCCACAAGCTGGGTCTGGAGGTGGTGGCCGAGGGCGTGGAGCTGGCCGAGCACAAGGCGGCGCTCTCCGAGCTGCGCTGCGAAAGCGCCCAGGGCTTTTTCTTCTCCCGCGCCGTGCCCGGCGAAGAACTGGGCGAGCTCATGCGCCGCAACTGGAAGCCCGATCCCGGGCCGACGGTTTCGTGA